One part of the Dysidea avara chromosome 10, odDysAvar1.4, whole genome shotgun sequence genome encodes these proteins:
- the LOC136269135 gene encoding uncharacterized protein has protein sequence MYNLATLSPSENTNGGILQTLAEEQDVIRDTLSELSSKVDELCSLNQNLESEIKATADTVISKPPSVVDSLLSTSPVEVVDEYLDRKCNLVIYNLPEPSASATKDRTQQDKNAFSQLVSSELKTDNVNLLKCVRLGKKPIDSKARPLLISVAKASTKYSILKRASKLRHSSSYNKVKGRQPRNQIRLSVSPDKTLKEREAAKELHVELKRCLSAGEKHLTIRRGKIVTVVPQVAQTRSTDTAADSINNVDKNSLPSTLFRFKLLYSSNCMCYDCLLLLLLLLFCFFGLVPWTYQTLVCLSSRTNK, from the coding sequence ATGTACAATCTAGCTACCCTATCACCATCTGAAAACACAAATGGAGGCATTTTGCAAACACTAGCGGAAGAGCAAGATGTAATTAGAGATACACTTTCTGAGCTTTCTTCTAAAGTTGATGAACTGTGTTCACTAAACCAGAACTTGGAGAGTGAAATCAAAGCAACTGCAGATACTGTAATATCAAAACCTCCATCTGTCGTTGACAGCTTGCTTTCTACTAGTCCAGTTGAAGTAGTTGATGAATATTTAGATAGGAAATGTAACCTTGTTATATATAATCTTCCAGAGCCAAGTGCCTCAGCTACAAAAGATCGAACCCAGCAAGATAAGAATGCTTTTTCCCAATTGGTTTCTTCTGAGCTTAAGACTGATAATGTCAATTTGCTGAAATGTGTCAGGTTGGGGAAAAAGCCTATTGATAGTAAGGCCAGACCTTTGTTGATTTCAGTAGCCAAAGCTTCTACCAAATATAGCATCTTGAAGAGAGCCAGCAAACTGAGACACAGTTCCTCCTATAACAAAGTGAAGGGGAGGCAGCCAAGGAACCAGATAAGACTCTCAGTATCACCAGATAAGACTCTAAAGGAAAGGGAGGCAGCCAAGGAACTACATGTTGAACTAAAAAGATGTTTGTCAGCAGGGGAAAAACATTTGACTATCCGTAGAGGAAAGATTGTTACAGTAGTGCCTCAAGTAGCTCAAACTAGATCTACTGATACAGCAGCAGATTCTATTAATAATGTTGACAAGAATTCACTCCCCTCTACTCTATTCAGATTTAAACTACTGTATTCTAGTAACTGTATGTGTTACgattgtttgttgttgttgttgttgttgttgttttgtttttttgggCTAGTCCCCTGGACGTATCAGACACTTGTCTGTCTGTCCAGTagaacaaataaataa